The Trypanosoma brucei gambiense DAL972 chromosome 10, complete sequence genome has a segment encoding these proteins:
- a CDS encoding delta-6 fatty acid desaturase, putative → MVNMANGTDCTRVFLSYHRRRFPHEKYKSLQVSPSDVLDGAVTDEPDTTNFDKYLDLCSLIRPVIAPTGGFAPWHYFIKALFWCSLVFFLDIYAIFAFRPFYLTIIQSLAMAMVGLNVQHDANHGAISRYPLINTIFGLTQDILGGSRISWIIHHDFIHHVYTNEPHHDLDLDIPLLRLHRFVPKRLCYAFQHIYFLLLEAVFGPVHVISSMKFVWQGPTTKQRFLQREWTMSRILTLIPPLRLALNILHAPTLLHALISTFLQYAIGGMYLAFFFLISHNFHGVRKDGTEVGECFVKAQVETSSSVGGWWLAQLNGGLNYQIEHHLFPRVHHSYYHYLAPIVRDYCTKLGISYTRFDTVLDNVVSTSKHLAQFGKGIEDKRL, encoded by the coding sequence ATGGTAAATATGGCAAATGGTACGGATTGCACACGTGTATTCCTCAGCTACCACCGTCGTCGGTTTCCCCACGAAAAATACAAGTCGCTGCAGGTTTCACCTTCGGATGTGTTGGATGGTGCGGTCACCGATGAACCCGACACTACAAACTTTGATAAATATTTGGACTTGTGCTCACTGATACGTCCCGTCATTGCCCCGACTGGAGGTTTTGCACCATGGCATTATTTCATCAAGGCGTTATTTTGGTGCagtcttgttttcttcttggaTATTTATGCAATATTTGCCTTTAGGCCCTTCTACCTCACTATCATCCAATCATTAGCCATGGCAATGGTGGGACTTAATGTGCAGCATGATGCCAATCACGGCGCTATTAGCCGCTACCCGCTCATTAACACAATTTTTGGACTCACTCAAGACATATTGGGTGGAAGCCGCATCAGTTGGATCATTCATCATGATTTCATTCATCACGTGTACACAAACGAACCTCATCATGACTTGGATCTGGATATTCCCTTATTGAGACTTCATCGCTTCGTTCCCAAGCGGCTGTGTTATGCATTTCagcatatttattttcttcttctagAGGCCGTGTTTGGGCCTGTTCATGTTATATCCAGCATGAAATTTGTTTGGCAGGGTCCCACTACGAAACAGCGGTTCCTGCAGCGAGAGTGGACAATGAGCCGAATTTTGACACTTATTCCACCACTGCGTCTTGCCCTTAACATTCTTCACGCGCCAACGCTCCTCCATGCATTAATCTCGACATTCCTGCAATATGCAATTGGCGGAATGTAcctcgctttctttttcctcatttcccACAACTTCCATGGAGTGAGGAAAGACGGAACTGAGGTGGGGGAGTGTTTTGTGAAGGCGCAAGTGGAAACAAGTAGTAGTGTTGGTGGTTGGTGGCTGGCACAGCTTAATGGTGGGCTAAACTACCAAATAGAACATCATTTATTCCCCCGTGTGCACCATAGTTATTACCACTACCTTGCTCCTATTGTGCGGGATTACTGTACGAAACTCGGTATTTCGTACACACGCTTCGATACCGTGTTGGATAACGTCGTGAGCACCTCTAAACACCTCGCCCAGTTCGGAAAAGGCATAGAAGACAAACGGTTGTGA
- a CDS encoding myo-inositol-1-phosphate synthase, putative codes for MEGCSYVNGAPQNTLCAGLIELARRHGVFVVGDDFKSGQTKVKSGLVEFFMDAGIKPECIASYNHLGNNDGYNLAAPKQFRSKEVTKGGVLDDMVSSNSILYPPGSRGPDHCIVIKYLPYVGDSKRALDEYYFSIFMGGEQTVVLHNTCQDSLLAAPLIIDLVVLTELMHRVTVTQCDGEDCCDKKEKMTSYTHMETVLSLLSYLLKAPRVPEGTPVVNGLNRQGQAIKNVLRALVGLPPDNNMQLECRLPFLRGVGS; via the coding sequence ATGGAAGGCTGCAGTTATGTCAACGGAGCTCCACAAAATACCTTATGTGCTGGCCTTATAGAGCTTGCCCGTAGGCAtggtgtgtttgttgttggggATGACTTTAAAAGTGGTCAAACAAAGGTGAAAAGTGGCCTGGTGGAGTTCTTCATGGATGCCGGTATTAAACCCGAGTGCATAGCCAGCTACAACCATCTTGGCAATAATGACGGATATAACTTGGCAGCCCCAAAGCAGTTTCGTTCGAAGGAGGTTACGAAAGGCGGTGTGCTGGACGATATGGTATCGTCAAACAGTATTCTTTACCCACCAGGAAGCCGAGGCCCTGATCACTGCATTGTTATTAAGTACCTCCCGTATGTGGGTGACAGCAAACGTGCATTGGATGAGTACTACTTCTCAATATTTATGGGAGGTGAACAAACAGTGGTGCTCCATAACACATGCCAGGACTCGTTGCTGGCTGCACCACTTATCATTGATTTGGTTGTGCTAACTGAGTTGATGCACCGTGTCACCGTGACGCAATGCGATGGGGAAGATTGTTGtgacaagaaggaaaaaatgacgTCATATACGCATATGGAAACGGTGCTTTCACTTTTATCTTACTTGCTGAAGGCTCCACGTGTTCCGGAGGGAACACCTGTGGTGAATGGACTAAACCGACAGGGGCAAGCCATTAAGAATGTATTGCGTGCACTCGTTGGACTTCCACCGGATAACAATATGCAACTGGAATGTCGACTGCCTTTCCTTCGCGGCGTGGGAAGTTGA